A genomic window from Terrisporobacter glycolicus ATCC 14880 = DSM 1288 includes:
- a CDS encoding BglG family transcription antiterminator: MKKRTKEILLEIIDRNDITISSLAENFSVSQRTIRNDLNDINDFLKENNISLLSLCSNGKIEKKDDIKDAYELISDRDFYTYKLSKEERKIMIAIILIESSEYITLSKIADTLYVSRATIINDLGRVKEYLKSGNLTVISHANKGLRLDGLESDKRSFLLNIILSDQDNKNLISSINSENLLLKSDMDKIHRIINEQEHAHEKYLTDSSYLKLKSYLTIAILRLKKGELIEKQNITCKTKLLMSQDIFKYISQYCNIMTTVDEEMFLSRVLNGLRYLKKDNENESMVKIQLLTRQFIEGVSHELKMNLNDDYDFYQNLSNHLESIFRAKNNNLQPNEFIDAVVIKNPNVIMAARKHIDIIEKYAQRKICDIELAYITIHICAAIERKKNQEIAFHIILVCNGGIGTSQLLLAKLKTHYNFQIVDIVSSHDEKNINNRNADLVISTVPLENIKSDYVIVSPLFTDEDYIRLGSKIDEIRNARNIPPRIEKKEVTAKGLLNKLKSVFMEFEDKIPVELTEKVTDAILDYFDDGSHEELDYTKPYLHHLLPSSNIKLDVECDNWRDAIKISAKKLLDDGYIEERYIDSMIANIEENGPYVVISEGFAMPHEGIDSGTKKVGMNLIRLKNPIMFGDGEEGEEEVKFVCCLSAIDHNTHLKAFFNLVNMLGQDKFKEAMENAKTEYELSEIIRRYEYSI; the protein is encoded by the coding sequence ATGAAGAAGAGAACAAAAGAAATACTATTGGAAATTATAGATAGAAATGACATAACAATATCATCTTTGGCAGAAAACTTTAGTGTATCCCAAAGGACGATAAGAAATGATTTAAATGATATTAATGATTTTCTTAAAGAAAATAATATTTCACTTTTATCTTTATGTAGTAATGGTAAGATTGAAAAAAAAGATGACATTAAAGATGCATATGAATTAATTTCTGATAGAGATTTTTATACATATAAGTTATCAAAGGAAGAAAGAAAAATAATGATTGCTATTATACTTATAGAGTCTTCAGAATATATTACACTTTCGAAAATTGCAGATACCCTTTATGTAAGTAGAGCAACCATAATAAATGACTTAGGAAGGGTTAAGGAATATTTAAAGTCTGGTAATCTAACTGTCATATCTCATGCCAATAAAGGTTTAAGACTTGATGGATTGGAAAGTGATAAAAGAAGCTTTTTATTAAATATTATTTTATCAGATCAAGATAATAAAAACTTAATCTCATCTATAAATAGTGAAAACCTATTGTTAAAAAGTGATATGGATAAAATACATAGGATTATTAATGAGCAGGAACATGCACATGAAAAATATCTTACTGACTCATCTTACTTAAAATTAAAGTCTTATTTGACTATAGCCATATTAAGGCTTAAAAAAGGTGAATTAATAGAAAAGCAAAATATTACTTGCAAAACAAAGCTTCTGATGTCCCAAGATATATTCAAATATATTTCTCAATATTGCAATATTATGACAACAGTAGATGAGGAAATGTTTTTAAGTAGAGTATTAAATGGACTTAGATATTTAAAAAAGGACAATGAAAATGAAAGTATGGTGAAAATTCAGCTTTTAACAAGACAATTTATAGAAGGCGTATCACATGAGTTAAAAATGAACTTAAATGATGATTATGATTTTTATCAAAATTTATCTAATCATTTAGAATCCATATTTAGAGCAAAAAATAATAATTTACAACCTAATGAATTTATAGATGCGGTGGTAATAAAAAATCCTAATGTCATTATGGCAGCTAGAAAACATATAGATATTATTGAAAAATATGCACAAAGAAAAATATGCGATATAGAGCTTGCTTATATAACGATTCATATTTGTGCAGCTATAGAAAGAAAGAAAAATCAAGAAATAGCTTTCCACATTATTTTAGTATGTAACGGAGGTATAGGAACCTCACAGTTGCTTTTAGCTAAGTTAAAGACGCATTATAACTTCCAAATAGTTGACATAGTATCATCTCATGATGAAAAAAACATAAATAATAGAAATGCTGACTTAGTAATATCAACTGTGCCATTAGAAAATATAAAAAGTGATTATGTGATAGTATCTCCACTTTTTACAGATGAAGATTACATAAGATTAGGAAGTAAAATTGATGAAATTAGAAATGCTAGAAACATTCCACCAAGAATTGAGAAAAAAGAAGTAACTGCAAAGGGGCTTTTGAATAAATTAAAATCAGTTTTTATGGAATTTGAAGATAAAATACCCGTAGAATTAACTGAAAAAGTTACAGATGCAATATTAGATTATTTTGATGATGGAAGCCATGAAGAATTGGATTATACAAAACCATACCTTCATCATCTATTGCCAAGTTCTAATATTAAATTAGATGTGGAGTGTGATAATTGGAGAGATGCAATTAAAATTTCAGCAAAAAAATTGCTAGATGATGGTTATATAGAAGAACGATACATAGATAGCATGATTGCAAATATAGAAGAAAATGGCCCTTATGTAGTAATATCAGAAGGATTTGCCATGCCTCATGAAGGTATAGACTCTGGAACAAAAAAAGTTGGAATGAACTTAATTAGGTTAAAAAATCCTATAATGTTTGGTGATGGCGAAGAAGGAGAAGAAGAAGTGAAGTTTGTTTGTTGCTTAAGCGCAATAGACCATAATACACACTTAAAAGCCTTTTTCAATTTAGTAAACATGTTAGGTCAAGATAAATTTAAAGAAGCAATGGAAAATGCTAAAACTGAATATGAATTATCTGAAATTATAAGAAGATATGAATATAGCATCTAG
- a CDS encoding HAD family hydrolase, with protein MYKLIIFDIDGTLLDTESAVLKGLQKCLKEHHDIKVNLEELEFAIGMPGDEVFSNFGIRDNGFSYSKWVKYIDDYKEDIKLFDEIKDTLEYLRKNNVILAIATSKTRFEYDTTVKHFNINHYFDYVVCIDEVEHPKPSADPLLKIIQQSKISAKDALFIGDTYYDIECARNAQMDFGLALWGAHEKCKSMCGIHFSTPKELCKTNILDSINV; from the coding sequence ATGTATAAATTAATAATTTTTGATATTGATGGCACATTATTAGATACGGAATCTGCTGTATTAAAAGGACTACAAAAATGTTTAAAAGAACATCATGATATTAAAGTAAACTTAGAAGAGTTAGAATTTGCTATTGGTATGCCTGGAGATGAAGTCTTTTCAAATTTCGGTATTAGAGATAATGGATTTAGTTATAGTAAGTGGGTTAAGTACATTGATGATTACAAAGAAGATATAAAATTGTTCGATGAAATTAAAGATACTTTAGAATACTTAAGAAAAAATAATGTTATTCTTGCCATTGCCACTTCTAAAACTAGATTTGAATATGATACAACAGTTAAGCATTTCAATATTAACCATTATTTTGATTATGTAGTTTGTATAGATGAAGTTGAACATCCAAAACCAAGTGCAGATCCACTTTTAAAAATTATTCAACAATCAAAAATTTCAGCTAAAGACGCATTATTTATAGGTGACACTTATTATGATATAGAGTGTGCTAGAAATGCACAAATGGATTTTGGTTTAGCATTATGGGGAGCTCATGAAAAATGTAAATCTATGTGTGGTATTCATTTTTCAACGCCAAAAGAATTATGCAAAACTAATATATTAGACTCTATAAATGTTTAA